One Thermodesulfobacteriota bacterium genomic window carries:
- the mtaB gene encoding tRNA (N(6)-L-threonylcarbamoyladenosine(37)-C(2))-methylthiotransferase MtaB — translation MRDTYPPVSIQASRTLKKIAIATLGCKVNRYDSAVIHKLLEGAEFSFVPFGRKADIYIVNTCTVTQRADYQSRQLIRRYHRLNPDALIIVTGCYAQRAPEEIKDIPGVNHVVGIDEKERIVDFINGSSKKGAPLGITSDITTFPEHTRAFLKVQDGCDSFCSYCVVPYARGKSRSLEKEETIRRISRLAEQGYREIVLTGIHLGSYGWDLIPPTTLLNLLRLIEDKGIPVRIRLSSIEPAEFDDGLIDLISSSTTICNHLHIPLQSGADEVLKKMNRPYLSEFFKQLVKRLVSAIPDLNIGIDVIVGFPGESHENFTNTLNLIEELPVGYLHVFPYSRRPGTPAADFPDQVDSKTIKKRGKILRDLGIRKKEEFYRRFLGKRLSILIESRRDAGTDYLKGFSRNYIPVLIDVGNNMANEEIPIIVTKVQDGKVFGTLV, via the coding sequence GTGAGAGATACCTATCCACCGGTTTCTATACAGGCAAGTAGAACCTTGAAGAAGATAGCTATTGCAACTCTGGGATGTAAAGTTAACAGATACGATTCTGCCGTAATCCACAAGCTTCTGGAAGGAGCTGAATTTAGTTTTGTCCCGTTTGGCAGAAAAGCTGATATTTACATAGTAAATACCTGTACAGTTACCCAGAGGGCAGACTATCAATCCCGCCAGCTTATACGGAGGTACCACCGGTTAAACCCGGATGCCCTGATAATAGTTACCGGATGTTATGCCCAGAGGGCACCTGAGGAGATAAAAGATATTCCAGGGGTGAATCATGTAGTCGGGATTGATGAAAAGGAAAGGATAGTCGATTTTATCAATGGATCTTCAAAGAAAGGGGCTCCCCTTGGAATAACCAGTGACATAACCACCTTCCCTGAGCATACAAGGGCATTTCTAAAGGTTCAGGATGGCTGCGATTCTTTCTGTTCTTATTGCGTCGTTCCCTATGCCCGGGGAAAAAGCAGAAGCCTTGAAAAGGAAGAGACAATAAGACGCATATCCAGACTGGCAGAGCAGGGGTACAGAGAGATAGTCCTTACGGGTATACACCTGGGCTCTTACGGATGGGATTTAATACCGCCTACCACCCTTTTGAATCTGCTCAGATTAATAGAAGATAAAGGCATCCCCGTCAGGATTAGATTGAGCTCTATTGAACCGGCTGAATTCGATGACGGTCTGATAGACCTCATCTCATCTTCCACGACAATCTGTAATCACCTGCATATCCCTCTACAGAGCGGGGCAGATGAAGTACTGAAAAAGATGAATAGACCCTACCTTTCTGAGTTCTTTAAGCAACTGGTAAAGAGGCTTGTTTCAGCCATCCCTGATTTGAATATAGGAATTGATGTCATAGTAGGCTTTCCTGGAGAATCCCATGAAAATTTTACTAATACTTTGAATCTAATTGAGGAGCTTCCTGTCGGCTATCTCCATGTCTTTCCATATTCCAGACGACCCGGGACCCCCGCTGCTGACTTTCCAGATCAGGTAGACAGTAAGACTATAAAAAAGAGGGGGAAAATACTGCGAGATCTGGGAATCAGGAAGAAAGAAGAATTCTACAGGAGGTTTCTTGGAAAGCGGCTTTCGATTCTTATTGAGTCCAGAAGGGATGCGGGGACAGACTATTTGAAAGGATTTTCCCGAAATTACATCCCCGTGTTGATAGATGTAGGGAACAATATGGCAAATGAGGAGATTCCCATTATTGTCACCAAGGTTCAGGATGGGAAGGTATTTGGGACATTAGTTTAA
- a CDS encoding cysteine synthase family protein, whose translation MVEDSILGTIGNTPLVKIGRMNPNKRVKLMAKMESANPTGSLKDRVAYYIISKAEEEGVLTRDKVILESTSGNMGISLAMVGAVKGYKVAVTLLESASFEKRSLLECYGVEVFLIPAEKGPDGARNEAMMLYNQYPEKYFLAGQNFNINNVVAHYETTGREIWEDTSGEVDYFVAGIGTSGTIMGAGKRLKELKPEVKVIGVEPYPNHKVYGLKNFEQSRIPEIYDQRWVDEIVKVSDEEAIKTAIELVNKEGILAGISSGAVMFAALEKIKVLDKGNMVALLADSGERYLSTGFYTGK comes from the coding sequence GTGGTAGAGGACAGTATACTAGGAACCATCGGTAATACCCCTTTAGTGAAAATAGGACGCATGAATCCCAACAAGAGGGTTAAATTGATGGCCAAAATGGAAAGTGCTAATCCAACTGGAAGTCTTAAGGACAGGGTAGCCTATTATATAATCTCCAAAGCAGAGGAAGAAGGGGTACTGACCAGGGATAAGGTTATTTTGGAATCCACCAGTGGCAATATGGGTATCAGTCTTGCAATGGTGGGTGCTGTGAAGGGCTACAAGGTGGCGGTTACCTTGCTGGAATCTGCAAGCTTTGAAAAGAGAAGTTTATTGGAGTGTTATGGAGTGGAGGTCTTCCTGATACCTGCTGAAAAGGGACCAGATGGGGCAAGGAATGAAGCCATGATGCTCTATAACCAGTATCCGGAGAAATACTTTTTGGCGGGACAGAATTTCAACATAAATAATGTGGTGGCGCATTATGAGACTACCGGCAGGGAGATCTGGGAGGATACCAGTGGAGAGGTTGATTACTTTGTAGCTGGAATAGGCACCTCTGGTACTATAATGGGGGCCGGCAAAAGGCTGAAGGAGTTGAAACCTGAGGTCAAAGTTATTGGAGTAGAGCCTTATCCCAACCATAAGGTCTATGGCTTAAAGAACTTTGAACAGTCAAGGATACCTGAGATATATGACCAGAGATGGGTAGATGAGATTGTGAAGGTGTCGGATGAGGAGGCAATAAAAACAGCCATAGAACTGGTTAACAAAGAGGGTATCCTGGCAGGGATTAGTTCAGGGGCGGTTATGTTTGCAGCCCTTGAAAAGATTAAGGTACTGGATAAAGGCAATATGGTTGCCCTCCTGGCAGACAGTGGTGAGAGATACCTATCCACCGGTTTCTATACAGGCAAGTAG
- a CDS encoding ATP-binding protein: MNQYQILEGISEESEPYRYLPNPELPDWAGEILEDMNLGVFIVDRAFRFVNSTSFVERFLKRTRDDIIGKYLFNVIPLFDTSEWRGKYADVLTNGSILKKKGVTCESTQNDRNPINTFFNISLYPFKDGVNEVTGVTTVLKDVTREVRLRKEIQESKKIIEDFIEESEIGILILDKDQRIIRCNRKLESNIKVAKERLSNRTMYEAFPRNMLKPLLSAAHRDMIEKHAPYDVNFDLYIPNVNDGKSTFRMRGTPLRKNKGYVIFVDREDSFYETKREVKEKTKDLKLSTNFLYNLIDASPNAVISIDKCDGVISFNKTAEQVYGVNAGEVLGGKYYFLFSEEENERIKKIILSDTFHWEGEVTSLRKDGSNFPTRLSISKIVDEDENRIALLFLIEDITEKKKLRQSLIQSKKMADLGEMIGGLAHQLNNPLVGVVNMADILTRRIRKDAPTFELVKTIGEAANECRKITNSLLKFSKKPRSVFSELNLVQTVENSILLVKRQSFLNGISIIKEYDPDISKILGDETQLQQVFLNVIVNALQAMLNGGNLRVEVRNSEKARSSRRNGFVEVRFIDTGVGIPRENLDKIFDPFFTTKDADNGTGLGLSIAYTIVKEHNGKIDVESMEGKGTTFTIRLPAQNMQ; the protein is encoded by the coding sequence ATGAATCAATACCAGATTCTTGAAGGTATATCGGAAGAATCAGAGCCTTATCGATACCTGCCCAATCCTGAGTTGCCTGATTGGGCAGGGGAAATCCTGGAAGATATGAACTTGGGTGTATTTATTGTAGACAGGGCGTTTAGATTTGTAAATAGCACTTCGTTTGTCGAGAGGTTTCTCAAAAGAACGAGAGATGATATAATAGGAAAATACCTTTTTAATGTAATTCCCCTTTTTGACACCTCGGAGTGGAGAGGAAAGTACGCCGATGTCTTAACGAATGGAAGTATCCTTAAAAAGAAAGGAGTTACTTGCGAAAGTACCCAAAACGATAGAAATCCAATTAATACCTTCTTCAATATCAGCCTCTATCCGTTTAAGGACGGAGTTAATGAAGTTACAGGGGTAACAACAGTGCTCAAGGATGTTACCAGAGAGGTTAGGTTAAGGAAGGAAATCCAGGAATCGAAAAAGATAATAGAGGATTTTATCGAAGAGTCTGAAATTGGGATTCTTATTTTGGATAAAGACCAAAGAATCATAAGGTGTAATAGAAAATTAGAAAGCAATATTAAGGTAGCAAAAGAAAGACTGTCAAACCGAACTATGTACGAAGCATTTCCTAGAAATATGCTGAAGCCCCTCCTTTCTGCTGCCCATAGAGATATGATTGAAAAGCACGCCCCTTATGATGTAAACTTTGACTTGTATATACCTAATGTGAATGATGGAAAAAGCACCTTTCGTATGAGAGGGACCCCCTTGCGTAAGAATAAGGGATATGTGATCTTCGTAGACAGGGAAGATAGTTTTTATGAAACGAAAAGGGAGGTAAAAGAAAAGACCAAGGATTTGAAGCTCTCAACAAACTTTCTCTACAACCTGATAGATGCATCTCCTAATGCTGTTATCTCCATTGATAAGTGCGATGGGGTTATCAGTTTTAACAAAACTGCCGAGCAAGTATATGGAGTAAATGCTGGCGAAGTATTAGGAGGTAAGTACTACTTCTTGTTTTCGGAAGAGGAAAACGAAAGGATCAAAAAGATAATCCTGTCTGATACCTTCCACTGGGAGGGAGAAGTCACTAGCCTGAGAAAAGATGGCTCAAATTTTCCAACAAGGCTCAGCATTTCCAAGATTGTAGATGAAGATGAAAACAGGATAGCGCTACTCTTCTTAATTGAAGATATTACGGAAAAGAAGAAGCTCAGACAGAGTTTGATACAATCAAAGAAAATGGCGGATTTGGGAGAGATGATTGGGGGACTTGCCCACCAGCTCAATAACCCTTTGGTTGGTGTCGTCAATATGGCGGATATCCTCACAAGAAGGATAAGGAAGGATGCCCCGACCTTCGAATTAGTAAAAACAATAGGAGAGGCTGCCAATGAGTGTCGAAAGATTACCAACAGCCTTCTCAAATTTTCGAAAAAGCCCAGGTCTGTGTTCTCAGAATTGAATCTGGTTCAAACCGTAGAAAATTCCATTTTATTGGTAAAGCGGCAATCTTTCTTAAACGGGATTAGCATCATAAAGGAGTATGACCCTGACATCTCAAAAATTCTAGGTGATGAGACACAACTGCAGCAGGTGTTCCTGAATGTTATTGTCAATGCTCTCCAGGCAATGCTGAATGGTGGAAACCTGAGGGTAGAAGTAAGAAACAGTGAGAAAGCGAGGTCAAGTCGTAGGAATGGTTTTGTAGAGGTACGGTTTATTGATACAGGAGTTGGGATACCCAGAGAAAATCTGGATAAAATATTCGACCCATTTTTTACCACAAAGGATGCGGATAACGGGACAGGGCTCGGTCTAAGCATAGCGTACACAATCGTAAAAGAACATAATGGTAAAATCGACGTCGAAAGCATGGAGGGTAAAGGAACGACCTTTACTATTAGATTACCAGCCCAAAATATGCAATAG
- the mnmA gene encoding tRNA 2-thiouridine(34) synthase MnmA translates to MRNRDKKRVVVSMSGGVDSSVAAALLKERGYDVIGVSMQIWDYSSHGEGGFRSCCSPEDIYHARAVADKLDIPFYVLNLENEFKKEVIDYFVSEYMKGRTPNPCILCNQKLKFDILLRKALELQADYLATGHYARISWDDSRRRHLLLKGEDAEKDQSYFLFTLKQEEIRRLAFPVGDFVKKEVRKIAANLGLKVAYKKESQEICFIPGNEYRRFITGRIGRDKCARGNVINKNGEVLGKHEGIHLFTIGQRKGLGIPARHPYYVLGFDLKSNSVIVGRNEELLSKGLIAEDLNWILFPDLDAEISISCKIRYRYKDTEATIIPHNGRSVLVRFKKPQKAITPGQAIVFYDGNVVVGGGWIKESV, encoded by the coding sequence ATGAGGAACAGAGACAAAAAAAGGGTTGTAGTCTCCATGAGTGGAGGGGTAGACAGCTCGGTGGCAGCTGCCTTGTTGAAGGAGAGGGGCTATGATGTCATCGGGGTATCCATGCAAATCTGGGATTATTCCAGCCACGGAGAGGGAGGGTTCAGGAGTTGCTGCTCCCCTGAAGATATCTATCATGCAAGGGCAGTAGCCGACAAACTTGATATACCCTTTTATGTGCTGAACTTAGAGAATGAATTTAAGAAAGAGGTGATAGATTACTTTGTATCCGAATATATGAAAGGAAGAACCCCTAATCCGTGTATCCTGTGTAATCAAAAGCTGAAGTTTGATATTCTCTTAAGGAAAGCCCTGGAGCTTCAGGCAGATTATCTGGCAACCGGACACTATGCGAGAATAAGCTGGGATGATTCAAGGAGGCGACACCTTTTACTCAAAGGAGAAGACGCTGAAAAAGACCAGTCCTACTTTCTCTTTACTTTAAAACAAGAGGAAATTAGACGATTGGCTTTTCCGGTAGGAGATTTTGTTAAAAAAGAGGTTAGAAAAATAGCTGCAAACCTTGGACTTAAAGTGGCTTATAAGAAAGAGAGTCAGGAGATATGCTTCATCCCGGGCAATGAATACAGAAGGTTTATAACCGGGAGAATAGGGAGGGACAAATGTGCCAGGGGTAACGTCATAAATAAAAATGGGGAAGTGCTGGGTAAGCATGAAGGGATTCATCTGTTTACCATAGGGCAGAGAAAAGGGTTGGGTATCCCTGCCCGTCATCCCTATTACGTCCTGGGATTTGACTTAAAAAGTAACAGTGTGATAGTGGGAAGAAATGAGGAGCTATTGAGTAAAGGTTTGATTGCTGAAGATCTCAACTGGATTTTATTTCCAGATTTAGATGCGGAGATTAGCATTTCTTGTAAGATTCGATACAGATACAAGGATACGGAAGCAACCATTATACCCCATAATGGCAGGAGCGTTCTTGTAAGGTTTAAAAAACCACAGAAGGCCATTACACCTGGCCAGGCTATTGTTTTCTATGATGGGAATGTAGTTGTAGGTGGCGGGTGGATAAAGGAGAGTGTTTGA